One window of Chloroflexota bacterium genomic DNA carries:
- a CDS encoding riboflavin synthase, with protein sequence MFTGIIEEVGMVKAAAVGWLTIAAGETLQGTKVGDSLAVNGVCLTVTSLDASSFSLDVTPETLQRTNLGGLRPGSGVNLERALVLGGRVGGHLVQGHVDATGKIVSLVPRGESIIARCFAPRQVMRYVVEKGFITLDGVSLTVVDCDATSFSVSLIPHTIEHTNLGSKRAGDVVNLEVDIIAKYVEKLKEGQRGITLDFLAEHGFSQSPRSLSRAREEV encoded by the coding sequence TTGTTCACTGGTATTATCGAAGAAGTAGGTATGGTCAAGGCGGCCGCAGTAGGTTGGTTGACGATAGCGGCTGGCGAGACACTCCAGGGAACAAAGGTGGGGGATAGTCTAGCGGTCAACGGGGTCTGTCTCACGGTAACGTCTCTCGATGCCAGTTCTTTCTCCTTAGATGTTACGCCTGAGACCCTACAGCGCACCAATCTTGGCGGCTTGCGCCCAGGCTCTGGAGTAAATTTGGAACGAGCCCTCGTTCTGGGCGGGCGGGTGGGGGGACACCTGGTGCAAGGTCACGTAGATGCTACCGGCAAGATCGTGTCGCTTGTACCCAGGGGTGAGTCCATTATCGCTAGGTGCTTCGCCCCACGGCAGGTGATGCGTTATGTAGTGGAAAAGGGATTCATTACCCTTGATGGCGTGAGCCTTACCGTTGTTGATTGCGACGCCACTTCCTTCAGTGTCTCCTTAATCCCCCACACCATAGAGCACACCAATCTGGGCAGCAAGCGCGCTGGGGATGTGGTGAACCTGGAGGTGGACATTATTGCCAAATATGTAGAGAAGCTCAAGGAGGGACAGAGGGGTATTACCCTTGACTTTCTGGCTGAGCATGGCTTCTCTCAATCACCACGTTCCCTTTCCCGAGCTAGAGAGGAAGTTTAG
- the ribD gene encoding bifunctional diaminohydroxyphosphoribosylaminopyrimidine deaminase/5-amino-6-(5-phosphoribosylamino)uracil reductase RibD, giving the protein MDYMRHALSLAKLALGHTSPNPAVGAVVVRDGVVVGEGYTQPPWSHHAEVVALQQAGEKARHATMYVTLEPCCFQGRTPPCTQAIVAAGIDEVHLAMIDPNPKVSGRGKAELEAAGIGTHLGEHEHEAQELNEAYVKFMKTGMPFVTGKFAMSLDGKIATRTGDSRWISGEESRRYVHCLRYQMDALMVGVDTIITDDPQLTARVGREGGQVERQPLRVVVDSQGRTPLNARVLQVPGKTLIAVAEGLEPANITALSLAGAEVVTVPAKEGLVDLDVLLRILGQRGITSIMVEGGAGVFGSLFEYRLVDKVIAFIAPIIIGGEAAKNPVKGRGVEKVAQAMSLTGVKVEKIGKDVMISGYADR; this is encoded by the coding sequence ATGGACTATATGAGGCATGCTCTCTCTTTAGCCAAGCTTGCGCTTGGGCATACTAGCCCCAACCCGGCGGTGGGAGCGGTAGTCGTCAGGGATGGGGTAGTGGTGGGGGAAGGATACACCCAGCCACCATGGTCACACCACGCCGAGGTTGTAGCCTTGCAGCAAGCGGGAGAAAAAGCCAGGCATGCGACAATGTATGTTACTCTCGAGCCGTGCTGTTTCCAAGGTCGTACTCCTCCTTGCACCCAAGCCATTGTCGCTGCTGGCATTGACGAGGTGCATCTAGCCATGATCGACCCCAACCCGAAGGTTTCCGGCCGTGGGAAAGCAGAACTGGAAGCAGCCGGGATAGGCACACACCTTGGCGAGCATGAGCACGAGGCACAGGAGCTTAATGAGGCATATGTCAAGTTTATGAAAACAGGTATGCCCTTTGTAACGGGTAAATTTGCCATGAGCCTCGATGGGAAGATCGCTACCAGGACTGGGGATTCCAGATGGATCAGCGGTGAGGAGTCAAGAAGGTATGTGCACTGCCTACGCTATCAGATGGATGCTCTGATGGTGGGCGTCGATACCATCATAACTGATGATCCGCAGCTAACTGCCAGGGTAGGGAGGGAGGGTGGCCAAGTAGAGAGGCAGCCCTTGCGGGTGGTGGTGGATAGTCAAGGCCGCACTCCGCTAAATGCACGGGTGCTCCAGGTCCCTGGGAAGACCCTGATAGCAGTTGCTGAGGGACTGGAGCCAGCCAACATAACTGCCCTTTCTCTAGCCGGTGCAGAGGTCGTAACAGTTCCGGCAAAGGAAGGACTGGTTGACCTCGATGTATTGCTCCGCATTTTAGGACAAAGGGGAATCACCAGCATTATGGTGGAGGGTGGAGCAGGCGTCTTCGGCTCACTTTTTGAATATCGCTTGGTAGACAAGGTTATTGCCTTCATCGCCCCTATCATCATTGGTGGGGAGGCAGCGAAGAACCCGGTCAAGGGGAGAGGCGTAGAAAAGGTAGCCCAGGCAATGAGCCTGACCGGGGTCAAGGTAGAGAAGATAGGCAAGGACGTAATGATTAGCGGCTACGCCGACCGCTAG
- a CDS encoding methionine--tRNA ligase → MTERIFIGVAWPYANGPLHLGHVAGCYLPADIFARYHRAKGNEVLMVSGSDQHGTPITLRAEREGKTPQEIAARFHQEFLSSWEKLGIDFDLFTNTGTANHAQVVQDFFLKLLDKGHIYRASTPLPYCPHCQRYLPDRYTEGTCPYCGSEQARGDQCDRCGKPLNYGELINPHCILCGSAPEVRESEHFFLRLSAFRDDLLQWVKQQGHWRQNVLHFTLRYLEEGLKDRAITRDIEWGVTVPQPGFEHKRIYVWFDAVIGYLSASQEWAKLAGREDRWRDFWQKEAKSYYFIGKDNIPFHTMVWPAMLMGYGGLNLPYDVPANEFLTLENRQLSTSRSWAIWLPDYLERYDPDPLRYLLAANMPETGDTDFSWREFVRRNNDELLANYGNLAHRTLTFAHRYFDGRVPVPGELDEASKGLLHEAESTLNSVDEALYHCHFREGIKAAMSLAQKTNRYLEEKSPWKTIKDNKESCATAIFVSLSVISCLKTAFYPFLPFSSQKLHHLLGFEGLVKEEGWGFHRLPPGQKLARPEPLFVKLDERVVAEETERLNQQLGQRATAASQGKGEV, encoded by the coding sequence TTGACAGAGAGGATTTTTATCGGTGTAGCCTGGCCTTATGCCAACGGCCCTTTGCACCTGGGACACGTAGCCGGTTGTTATCTGCCAGCGGATATCTTCGCCCGCTACCACCGGGCAAAAGGCAATGAGGTGCTGATGGTTTCCGGCAGTGACCAGCACGGTACTCCCATAACCCTACGCGCTGAGCGCGAAGGCAAAACGCCTCAAGAGATAGCCGCCAGGTTTCATCAAGAATTCCTTAGTTCCTGGGAGAAGCTGGGCATTGATTTCGACCTATTCACCAATACCGGCACCGCGAATCATGCCCAGGTGGTCCAAGATTTCTTTCTCAAGCTGCTGGACAAAGGCCACATCTATCGCGCCAGCACACCCCTGCCATATTGTCCCCACTGCCAGCGTTACCTGCCTGACCGTTATACGGAAGGCACTTGCCCTTACTGCGGTTCTGAACAGGCAAGAGGTGATCAATGCGACAGATGCGGCAAGCCTCTTAACTACGGCGAGTTGATCAACCCACACTGCATACTGTGCGGTAGCGCACCGGAGGTCAGAGAGTCGGAGCACTTCTTTCTGCGCTTGAGTGCCTTCAGAGACGACCTGCTTCAATGGGTAAAGCAGCAGGGCCACTGGAGACAGAATGTGCTTCATTTCACCCTCCGCTACCTGGAAGAGGGTCTAAAGGATCGGGCTATTACTCGAGACATCGAATGGGGCGTAACAGTGCCGCAACCCGGCTTTGAGCATAAGAGAATCTACGTCTGGTTCGACGCTGTCATCGGCTACCTGTCAGCCAGCCAGGAGTGGGCCAAGCTCGCTGGCAGAGAAGACAGATGGAGGGATTTCTGGCAGAAAGAGGCCAAGAGCTATTACTTCATTGGCAAGGACAACATCCCATTTCACACCATGGTCTGGCCAGCAATGCTCATGGGATATGGGGGGCTGAACCTTCCCTATGACGTACCAGCCAACGAGTTCCTCACACTGGAGAACAGGCAGCTTTCTACCAGCCGCTCCTGGGCTATCTGGCTGCCAGACTACCTGGAACGCTATGATCCTGATCCTTTGCGTTATCTGCTGGCAGCGAATATGCCGGAGACGGGGGACACTGACTTCTCGTGGCGGGAGTTTGTGCGCCGCAATAACGACGAACTGCTGGCTAATTATGGCAACCTGGCACATCGCACCTTGACCTTCGCTCATCGCTACTTTGATGGGCGCGTACCTGTCCCTGGCGAGCTTGACGAAGCCAGCAAAGGCCTGCTTCATGAAGCAGAGTCCACCCTGAATTCAGTTGACGAGGCCCTCTACCACTGTCATTTCAGAGAGGGGATAAAGGCGGCCATGTCCCTGGCCCAAAAGACAAATCGATATCTAGAAGAGAAGTCACCCTGGAAGACGATTAAGGACAACAAGGAGAGCTGTGCCACCGCCATCTTTGTTTCCCTCTCCGTCATCTCCTGTCTCAAGACAGCATTCTATCCTTTCCTACCTTTTAGCTCTCAGAAACTGCATCATCTCCTCGGCTTTGAGGGACTGGTCAAGGAAGAGGGGTGGGGTTTCCACAGATTGCCCCCAGGCCAGAAACTGGCTCGCCCCGAACCCCTATTTGTCAAACTGGATGAGCGAGTGGTAGCCGAGGAGACCGAGCGGCTGAACCAACAACTTGGTCAAAGGGCAACCGCCGCAAGCCAAGGAAAAGGAGAGGTTTGA
- a CDS encoding polyprenyl synthetase family protein, whose amino-acid sequence MTIDSIYEPIQPEMALVEERLIQVAEAAPAGLVEQLSYVLKNGGKRLRPALTLLAGTFYNYNVDLLLPTAAGTELLHTATLVHDDTVDASDLRRGKLSVNQLWGNANAVLLGDYLFAASARMTAETGNIRVIKLFAQTLMNICTGEILESLNPFNRSRERYFQAIGNKTASLLSAATESGAVLSNAPEWAVQSLKEYGYGLGIAFQIVDDILDFTGKRETLGKPVASDLARGVFTLPVILILERGDSDAVKDVLKEDPERGSQLLTEMVRNSSAIEESYRIAQDFCSRACSALEQLPRNSAHDCLTALADYVAQRQS is encoded by the coding sequence TTGACTATTGACTCGATCTATGAGCCTATCCAACCGGAGATGGCTCTGGTAGAGGAGAGGCTGATTCAGGTGGCCGAGGCTGCTCCTGCCGGGCTGGTGGAGCAATTAAGCTACGTTTTGAAGAATGGGGGCAAACGGCTTCGGCCTGCCCTGACCTTGCTGGCAGGCACGTTCTATAACTACAATGTGGACTTACTGCTGCCTACCGCAGCGGGAACGGAGTTGCTACACACCGCCACTCTAGTACACGATGACACAGTGGATGCCTCCGATCTCCGTCGCGGTAAACTGAGCGTTAATCAGCTTTGGGGTAACGCTAACGCAGTGCTTCTGGGGGATTATCTCTTCGCTGCCTCAGCCCGTATGACGGCAGAGACAGGGAATATTCGTGTGATCAAACTCTTCGCCCAGACCCTGATGAACATATGCACTGGCGAGATTCTAGAATCGCTCAATCCTTTCAATCGAAGCAGGGAGCGCTATTTCCAGGCGATCGGTAACAAGACAGCTTCTCTCCTGTCTGCTGCCACCGAGTCAGGGGCAGTATTGAGCAATGCCCCAGAATGGGCAGTACAATCCCTCAAGGAGTACGGGTACGGCTTGGGAATTGCCTTTCAGATCGTGGATGACATCCTTGATTTCACTGGTAAGAGGGAGACTTTGGGCAAGCCTGTGGCCAGCGACCTAGCGCGAGGCGTCTTCACCCTGCCAGTCATACTCATCCTGGAGCGTGGCGATAGCGATGCGGTAAAGGATGTCCTGAAGGAAGATCCAGAGAGAGGATCGCAGCTACTTACGGAGATGGTGCGGAATTCCTCAGCCATTGAAGAGTCCTACAGGATTGCCCAGGACTTCTGCTCCCGAGCCTGCTCCGCCCTGGAGCAACTTCCCCGCAATTCTGCCCACGATTGCCTGACTGCCCTAGCAGATTATGTGGCGCAACGTCAGAGTTAG
- a CDS encoding molybdenum cofactor biosynthesis protein MoaE produces MNPSLWGLKQSKTSLIEITQTPILPEIAINKVRKDTYGCIVAFVGMVRDLSHGKRVLFLEYETSAEELARTELQRIADEIRAKWQVGHVVIHHRLGKLKVGEITSVFAIAAPHRREAFEACQYAIDRFKEAVPMWEREITEDAEASQR; encoded by the coding sequence ATGAACCCGTCCCTGTGGGGGCTTAAGCAGAGCAAGACTAGCTTGATTGAGATAACTCAAACCCCTATCCTTCCTGAAATAGCCATCAACAAGGTTCGTAAGGATACTTATGGTTGTATAGTCGCCTTTGTAGGCATGGTTCGGGATTTATCTCATGGGAAAAGGGTTCTCTTCCTGGAGTATGAAACCTCGGCGGAAGAACTAGCTCGAACGGAGCTGCAGCGCATAGCGGATGAAATTCGGGCTAAATGGCAGGTGGGGCATGTGGTCATACATCACAGGCTGGGAAAGCTGAAGGTGGGGGAAATCACTTCAGTTTTTGCCATAGCAGCGCCTCACCGCCGTGAAGCCTTCGAAGCCTGTCAATATGCTATTGATCGATTCAAAGAAGCAGTGCCCATGTGGGAGAGGGAAATCACAGAGGACGCAGAGGCTAGCCAGCGCTGA
- the hflB gene encoding ATP-dependent zinc metalloprotease FtsH, whose protein sequence is MNDVVALAKQGNIDIVQSGESLKVLNKEGKEILKASFGGNTPELRKYLVDAGVTEEELATIGIEYKSKSGFNWGTLLFTMLPFILIIGIFWFILRGARGASNQAFNFSRSRARMLTGTRPTVTFADVAGVDEAKQELQEIVEFLKSPEKFLALGARIPRGVLLVGPPGTGKTLLAKAVAGEANVPYFSISGSEFVEMFVGVGASRVRDLFDQAKRNAPCIIFVDEIDAVGRHRGAGLGGGHDEREQTLNQILSEMDGFDSSTNVIVLSATNRPDILDPALLRPGRFDRQVIIDRPDINGRKAILKVHAKGKPLEDSIDLETIAKQTPGFSGADLANLVNEAAILAARRGKKVISTAEFEEAIDRVMLGPERKSRVISQKEKEIIAYHEAGHALVAKKLPHADPVHKISIIARGMAGGYTKQLPAEDRHLYTPSQLKDMLATSLGGRVAEEIIYGEVSTGAQNDLEHVTAIARKMVKEYGMSDKLPPRTFGRREELVFLGRMVEEQKDYGDKVADVIDQEIEALVNSSYNVAKNIVVENKAKLKQVAERLIAEETIEGKHLDMLFDEPVPVGA, encoded by the coding sequence ATGAACGACGTGGTGGCTCTTGCCAAGCAAGGCAATATAGACATTGTCCAAAGTGGCGAGAGCCTAAAGGTGTTGAATAAGGAAGGGAAAGAAATACTCAAGGCGTCCTTTGGTGGGAACACTCCTGAGCTGCGGAAATATCTTGTAGATGCAGGCGTGACAGAGGAGGAACTCGCCACCATTGGCATAGAATATAAGTCTAAGAGCGGCTTTAACTGGGGAACTTTGCTGTTCACCATGCTACCCTTTATTCTCATTATCGGCATCTTCTGGTTCATTTTGCGTGGCGCCCGGGGGGCCAGCAACCAGGCTTTCAATTTTAGCCGCAGCCGAGCTCGCATGCTTACCGGCACCAGGCCGACTGTTACTTTCGCCGATGTGGCTGGGGTTGATGAGGCAAAGCAAGAGCTGCAGGAGATAGTGGAATTCCTCAAGTCCCCGGAAAAGTTTCTGGCCCTGGGAGCACGCATACCCAGGGGAGTGTTGTTGGTAGGCCCGCCAGGCACCGGGAAAACATTACTGGCCAAAGCTGTTGCCGGAGAGGCGAATGTCCCCTACTTCTCTATCAGTGGCAGCGAATTTGTGGAGATGTTCGTCGGTGTTGGTGCTTCCCGGGTGAGAGACCTGTTTGACCAAGCCAAACGAAACGCTCCTTGTATCATCTTTGTGGATGAGATTGACGCTGTGGGCCGTCATCGGGGTGCGGGTCTGGGAGGCGGGCACGACGAAAGGGAACAAACCTTAAACCAGATTCTCTCGGAGATGGATGGTTTTGACAGCTCCACCAATGTCATTGTCCTTTCTGCTACCAATCGCCCCGACATATTAGACCCTGCTTTGCTCCGTCCTGGTCGCTTTGATCGCCAGGTAATCATAGACCGACCCGATATCAATGGCAGGAAGGCGATACTGAAGGTTCATGCCAAAGGCAAGCCGTTGGAAGACTCGATAGACCTTGAGACTATTGCAAAACAAACGCCTGGCTTCAGTGGTGCTGACTTAGCTAACCTGGTTAACGAAGCAGCTATTCTGGCTGCCAGGCGAGGAAAGAAGGTTATTAGTACGGCTGAGTTTGAAGAAGCCATTGATCGTGTGATGCTTGGTCCGGAGAGGAAGAGCAGGGTGATAAGTCAGAAGGAGAAGGAGATTATTGCCTACCATGAGGCAGGGCATGCCCTGGTAGCCAAGAAACTCCCTCATGCTGACCCGGTGCATAAGATCTCTATCATTGCCCGTGGCATGGCAGGGGGCTACACAAAACAACTGCCGGCTGAGGATCGCCACCTTTACACGCCGAGCCAGCTTAAGGACATGCTGGCCACTTCCCTGGGAGGGCGGGTAGCAGAAGAGATCATTTACGGCGAGGTGAGCACGGGAGCCCAAAACGATTTAGAGCATGTCACCGCCATCGCCCGGAAGATGGTGAAGGAATACGGCATGAGTGACAAATTGCCCCCTCGCACCTTCGGTCGCCGGGAGGAACTGGTCTTCTTGGGGCGGATGGTCGAGGAACAGAAGGATTACGGTGACAAAGTGGCTGACGTGATTGACCAGGAGATCGAGGCCCTGGTTAACAGCAGCTATAATGTAGCCAAGAACATCGTGGTTGAGAATAAGGCAAAGCTGAAGCAGGTCGCTGAGAGGTTGATCGCTGAGGAAACTATCGAAGGTAAACACTTAGACATGCTATTCGATGAACCCGTCCCTGTGGGGGCTTAA
- a CDS encoding thiolase family protein: protein MAERVGIVAVAQTKYHPNRADAFEGELAYEVVRPVLEETGLGFSDDGSGIDCAVTCCQDMWDGKTISSTSVMPVVGAHLSNEDKVAEDGINALYCAVARILSGHHEVVLVVSHMKESQADKSMVENAALDPIFMRQLGFDFLTAAAMQAKRYMYKYGITPEQCAKVAVKNRGNGKRNPYAQEPMDITVDDVLGSKLLASPIRLLDAKPISDGACAMILAREKKAKKLTAKPIWVLGVANCYETHYLGERDLAECDALVSAARKAYSMAGISNPWKEIDVAEISEEYSYQELLWMEGLGFCGRGEAGRLIDSGATQMGGQLPVNPSGGMLAGIPNGVAGMACVAEAVLQLRGEAGDRQVPRAKIALAHGITGVCGQLQGVMVLGKR from the coding sequence ATGGCTGAAAGAGTGGGAATAGTAGCAGTGGCTCAGACCAAATATCATCCCAACAGGGCCGACGCCTTCGAGGGCGAGCTGGCATACGAGGTAGTACGGCCAGTCCTTGAAGAGACCGGCCTCGGTTTCTCTGACGATGGCAGTGGGATCGACTGTGCTGTGACCTGCTGCCAGGATATGTGGGATGGCAAAACGATTTCGAGCACCAGTGTTATGCCGGTGGTAGGTGCTCACCTTTCAAATGAGGACAAGGTGGCCGAGGATGGCATCAATGCTCTCTACTGCGCTGTGGCGCGCATTCTGTCAGGCCACCATGAGGTTGTCCTTGTTGTCTCCCACATGAAGGAATCTCAGGCGGACAAGAGCATGGTGGAGAATGCCGCGCTGGATCCCATTTTTATGAGGCAATTGGGATTTGATTTTCTGACTGCCGCTGCCATGCAAGCTAAGCGCTACATGTATAAGTACGGCATAACGCCAGAGCAATGTGCCAAGGTCGCGGTGAAGAATCGCGGCAATGGCAAGAGGAATCCCTACGCCCAGGAGCCCATGGACATCACTGTGGACGATGTCCTGGGTTCAAAGCTGCTGGCCTCTCCTATCAGGCTACTAGATGCCAAACCCATCTCAGATGGTGCCTGTGCCATGATTCTGGCTCGAGAGAAAAAGGCCAAGAAGCTCACTGCGAAGCCAATCTGGGTATTGGGTGTGGCGAATTGCTATGAGACGCATTATCTGGGGGAGCGGGACCTGGCTGAGTGTGATGCCCTGGTGTCAGCCGCTCGGAAGGCTTACAGCATGGCTGGCATCAGCAACCCTTGGAAAGAAATAGATGTGGCTGAGATCTCCGAAGAATACTCCTACCAGGAGTTGCTGTGGATGGAGGGGCTCGGCTTCTGTGGGCGGGGAGAGGCAGGTCGATTGATCGACAGTGGAGCGACGCAGATGGGAGGTCAGCTCCCGGTGAACCCTTCTGGAGGTATGCTGGCTGGTATTCCCAACGGTGTTGCCGGAATGGCTTGCGTGGCTGAGGCAGTATTGCAGCTTCGTGGCGAAGCAGGTGATAGACAGGTGCCTAGAGCCAAGATAGCGCTGGCCCATGGTATCACTGGGGTCTGCGGGCAGCTTCAGGGTGTGATGGTCCTGGGCAAAAGGTAG